From Patescibacteria group bacterium, a single genomic window includes:
- the dnaG gene encoding DNA primase: MDQLEEIKTKIDIVNLISEYLPLKKAGRNFKALCPFHGEKTPSFMISPERQIWHCFGCQKGGDIFGFLMQMENMEFPEALETLAKRAGVKLIRSFEVSEQAKNKEKIYKINHLASEYYHYLLVNHPSGQEALDYVLGRGVKKKTLETFSLGWAPKNWDNLIKFLTKKGFSLPEMEAAGLVIKDDKNYYDRFRGRLMFTLRDHRGNIVGFAGRTLDPKAQEAKYINTPETAVYIKGNILYGLDITKEAIKKEDRAIIVEGEFDLISSFQAGVANVVAIKGSALTVNQVNLLKRFTQNLDLALDMDLAGDAAARRGIEVADAASLTINVVSLPQGKDPDECARANPGLWQKAVKEAIPVFDHLLAKALERFDKSTADGKRKIGDEVIPTLAKIANPIVQSHYLSKLAGLLGVSEEVIIETAKKLTKKEELGKTGSVSPTSTQGQAISRQQLLEEQFLALILQSPDLTEILKEEKWTIKPEIFTNQALRKIFEKLYLYLAKQPQFTIKDFVKILPQELVPTLDQAYLLDLASILDDKKLFERELEKTADEIKKIYCKNKLLALSAQMKEVNKEELESLTQEYRQIAVELKKYQKT, encoded by the coding sequence ATGGATCAACTTGAAGAAATCAAAACCAAAATCGATATTGTCAATCTGATCTCGGAATATTTGCCCTTAAAAAAAGCCGGGAGGAATTTTAAGGCTCTTTGTCCGTTCCACGGCGAAAAAACACCCTCTTTCATGATTTCCCCCGAGCGGCAAATCTGGCATTGTTTCGGTTGTCAGAAGGGTGGAGACATTTTCGGCTTTTTGATGCAGATGGAAAATATGGAATTTCCCGAAGCGTTAGAGACTTTAGCCAAAAGAGCCGGGGTTAAACTCATCAGGAGTTTTGAAGTCAGTGAACAGGCCAAAAATAAGGAAAAAATCTATAAAATCAATCATCTGGCCAGCGAGTATTATCATTATCTTTTAGTCAACCACCCTTCAGGTCAGGAAGCCCTAGATTATGTTTTGGGTCGCGGGGTTAAGAAAAAAACGCTGGAGACTTTTTCTTTAGGTTGGGCGCCAAAAAATTGGGACAACCTGATCAAATTTTTAACGAAAAAAGGTTTTTCCTTACCGGAAATGGAAGCCGCCGGTTTAGTCATCAAAGATGATAAAAATTATTATGACCGTTTTCGGGGAAGGTTAATGTTTACCCTGCGTGATCATCGGGGTAATATTGTGGGTTTTGCCGGTCGAACTCTTGATCCAAAAGCCCAAGAGGCTAAATATATTAATACTCCGGAAACCGCCGTTTATATTAAGGGAAATATTTTGTACGGTTTAGATATTACCAAAGAAGCGATCAAAAAAGAGGATCGGGCGATTATCGTTGAAGGAGAATTTGATTTAATCTCTTCTTTTCAGGCCGGAGTTGCCAACGTGGTCGCCATTAAAGGCAGCGCGTTAACCGTTAACCAGGTCAATCTTTTGAAACGTTTTACCCAAAATCTTGACTTGGCTTTGGATATGGACTTGGCCGGTGACGCGGCGGCCAGACGGGGGATTGAGGTCGCTGACGCGGCGAGTTTGACCATTAACGTCGTTTCTTTACCGCAAGGAAAGGATCCCGACGAGTGCGCTAGGGCCAATCCCGGTCTTTGGCAAAAAGCCGTTAAAGAAGCCATTCCTGTTTTTGACCACCTTTTGGCTAAAGCCCTGGAACGTTTTGATAAGTCTACCGCTGACGGAAAAAGAAAAATCGGCGACGAGGTTATCCCGACTCTTGCTAAGATTGCCAATCCGATTGTTCAATCCCATTATCTTTCAAAACTGGCTGGCCTTTTAGGTGTTTCCGAAGAGGTGATTATTGAGACGGCCAAGAAACTTACCAAAAAAGAAGAACTTGGAAAGACAGGGTCAGTCTCGCCAACTTCAACCCAGGGACAAGCCATATCAAGACAACAACTCTTAGAAGAACAATTTTTAGCCTTAATTTTACAAAGTCCTGATTTGACGGAAATCTTAAAAGAGGAAAAATGGACGATCAAACCGGAGATTTTTACGAACCAAGCGCTGAGGAAAATTTTTGAAAAGCTCTATCTTTATTTGGCGAAACAGCCGCAATTTACGATTAAAGATTTCGTTAAAATTTTACCTCAAGAACTGGTTCCCACGCTCGATCAGGCCTATCTTCTTGATTTAGCTTCAATTTTAGACGACAAAAAACTTTTTGAACGCGAACTGGAAAAAACTGCCGATGAAATTAAAAAAATTTATTGCAAAAATAAACTGCTTGCTCTTTCGGCACAAATGAAAGAAGTCAACAAAGAAGAACTGGAATCCTTAACGCAGGAATATCGGCAAATTGCCGTCGAGCTTAAAAAATACCAGAAGACATAG
- the rpoD gene encoding RNA polymerase sigma factor RpoD: MTKPKTLSTVADLLSLGREQGFITQDDILAVFPQAEHHIPEIEELFDKLNKVGVDVFETVSEDEEQVKPVSELEKELEALAAIGVGEVSDPVRMYLREIGRVPLLNFEQEISLAKAIEKSDRAAKKKLIESNLRLVVSIAKKYVGRGMSLLDLIQEGNQGLIRAVEKYDWQRGFKFSTYATWWIRQAITRAIADQARTIRIPVHMVETINRFVRTSRRLMQELGREPTPEEIAQEMGIDVSKIREIVKVSQEPTSLESPVGDEEDSHLGDFIQDTTQPTPYDAATRQLLKEHMEEVLSTLSDREKKVLILRFGLDDGRPRTLEEVGREFAVTRERIRQIEAKALRKLRHPSRSKKLKDYLE, from the coding sequence ATGACTAAACCAAAAACCCTTTCTACTGTTGCGGATCTTTTGTCTTTGGGCCGTGAACAGGGCTTTATCACCCAGGATGATATCCTGGCGGTTTTTCCACAGGCCGAGCATCATATTCCGGAAATTGAAGAGCTTTTTGATAAGTTAAATAAAGTGGGCGTTGATGTTTTCGAGACGGTTTCCGAGGACGAGGAACAGGTCAAACCGGTGTCTGAATTGGAAAAAGAACTTGAAGCTTTGGCGGCCATTGGGGTGGGCGAGGTCTCAGATCCGGTCAGAATGTATTTGCGCGAAATCGGTCGCGTGCCGCTTCTTAATTTTGAACAGGAAATTTCCCTGGCCAAGGCGATTGAAAAAAGCGACCGGGCGGCTAAGAAAAAGTTAATCGAGTCGAATTTAAGGCTGGTCGTTTCGATTGCCAAAAAATACGTCGGCCGGGGCATGTCGCTTTTGGATTTAATCCAGGAAGGGAACCAGGGATTAATTCGGGCCGTAGAGAAATATGACTGGCAGCGCGGTTTTAAATTCTCAACCTACGCGACTTGGTGGATTCGACAGGCGATCACCCGGGCGATTGCCGATCAGGCCAGAACGATTCGGATCCCGGTCCACATGGTCGAAACGATTAATCGTTTTGTCAGAACCTCAAGACGCCTGATGCAGGAGTTGGGGAGAGAACCGACGCCCGAAGAAATCGCCCAGGAAATGGGGATTGACGTTTCTAAAATCCGCGAAATCGTTAAGGTCTCGCAAGAGCCGACTTCGCTTGAGTCGCCGGTTGGCGATGAGGAAGATTCTCATTTGGGCGATTTTATCCAGGATACGACTCAGCCGACGCCTTATGATGCCGCGACCCGTCAGCTTTTAAAAGAACACATGGAAGAAGTTTTGTCCACTCTCTCTGACCGGGAGAAAAAAGTTTTAATCCTGCGCTTTGGTTTGGATGACGGTCGACCCCGAACTTTGGAAGAGGTCGGCCGGGAATTTGCCGTGACCAGAGAGCGAATCAGACAAATTGAGGCCAAGGCGTTGCGAAAATTAAGACACCCTTCAAGATCCAAAAAACTCAAAGACTATTTAGAATAA
- a CDS encoding four helix bundle protein — MLQSVNFKQNHYDLEERTLKFSQRIFNYVNKLTKTITNLEIGKQLIRSACSVGANYIEANESLSKKDFIMRAKISKKEAKESRYWLILSQPNETEIEEKEALIREVNELMKIFGAILEKSK; from the coding sequence ATGCTCCAATCCGTAAATTTTAAACAAAACCACTACGATCTTGAAGAAAGAACCTTAAAGTTTTCCCAAAGAATATTTAATTACGTAAATAAGCTTACAAAGACAATTACCAATCTTGAGATTGGCAAACAACTTATAAGGTCGGCTTGCTCTGTTGGAGCTAATTACATTGAAGCAAACGAATCCTTGAGTAAAAAAGATTTTATCATGAGAGCTAAAATTTCCAAGAAAGAAGCAAAAGAAAGCCGTTATTGGTTAATCCTTAGCCAACCAAACGAAACAGAGATTGAAGAAAAAGAAGCTTTAATAAGAGAGGTTAACGAACTGATGAAAATTTTTGGTGCAATCTTAGAAAAATCTAAGTAG
- the smpB gene encoding SsrA-binding protein SmpB: MRIGNRRAYHDYQLLEKIEAGLELTGPEVKSVKEGHLSLEGSFVKIIGTEAYLVNAQIHPYSNAPAEGYDPKRTRKLLLHKKEIMALKGRLQQSNLTLIPLSCYTTSHSFIKLEIALARGKKQYEKREALKRKDLERQVEEELRGKI; encoded by the coding sequence ATGCGTATCGGCAATCGGCGGGCCTACCACGATTATCAACTTCTGGAGAAAATTGAAGCTGGTCTAGAATTAACCGGACCAGAGGTCAAGTCGGTTAAAGAAGGACATCTGTCTTTAGAGGGTTCGTTTGTAAAAATTATAGGGACAGAAGCTTATCTGGTTAATGCCCAAATCCATCCCTACTCAAACGCTCCGGCCGAAGGCTATGATCCCAAAAGAACGCGCAAACTTTTACTCCATAAAAAGGAAATAATGGCTTTAAAGGGCCGATTGCAGCAATCTAATTTGACCTTGATTCCGCTTTCGTGCTATACTACGAGTCATAGTTTTATCAAATTAGAAATAGCCTTGGCCAGAGGTAAGAAACAGTACGAAAAGCGGGAAGCCTTAAAACGCAAAGATTTGGAAAGACAAGTCGAAGAAGAATTAAGAGGTAAAATTTAA
- a CDS encoding cupin domain-containing protein, with the protein MGGFVGNIEEKTLNNSFFRQVLFTGPHSQLVVMSLQPNEDIGLEVHQSVDQFFRIEQGEGKVLINGEEQAIKDGFAIVIPAGTEHNVVNTSADKQLKLYTIYTPPQHKDAIIHKTKEEAMADTTDHL; encoded by the coding sequence ATGGGAGGTTTTGTAGGTAACATCGAGGAAAAAACCTTAAACAATAGCTTCTTCCGTCAAGTTCTTTTTACCGGACCCCATTCTCAATTGGTCGTCATGTCTTTGCAGCCAAACGAAGATATCGGCCTTGAAGTGCATCAAAGCGTTGACCAATTCTTTAGAATTGAGCAGGGCGAAGGAAAAGTCTTAATTAACGGCGAAGAACAGGCGATCAAAGACGGCTTTGCCATCGTGATTCCGGCCGGAACCGAACACAATGTCGTTAACACATCAGCCGACAAACAGTTAAAACTCTATACCATTTATACGCCGCCTCAACATAAGGACGCGATTATTCATAAAACAAAAGAAGAAGCCATGGCGGATACGACAGATCATCTTTAA
- a CDS encoding GIY-YIG nuclease family protein: protein MKISIDNNDKPVILRRPSADTVRFYYVYILRCGDNKPYIGCTDNLKNRLSRHQKGQIPATKGRLPVRLISYIAFSNKYTAFNFEKYLKSGSGRAFMKKHEFLVVQYYLQKWQR, encoded by the coding sequence ATGAAAATTAGTATTGATAATAACGATAAACCTGTTATTCTTAGGCGACCTTCGGCGGACACAGTCCGCTTTTATTACGTTTATATTTTACGGTGCGGTGATAATAAGCCCTACATTGGTTGTACAGACAATCTTAAAAACAGACTTAGTAGACATCAAAAGGGTCAAATTCCTGCCACCAAAGGTAGACTTCCGGTAAGACTTATTTCTTATATTGCCTTTTCTAATAAATATACTGCTTTTAACTTTGAGAAATACCTCAAATCCGGTTCAGGAAGGGCTTTTATGAAGAAGCATGAATTTCTAGTAGTACAGTATTATCTTCAAAAATGGCAAAGGTGA
- a CDS encoding OB-fold domain-containing protein translates to MISPVKVWRHQKKITSLLGKEAKIISWTVIKVPPLGFEEVTPYPVALVELENKERFVAQLVNWQEKDLRVGQKVKAVYRRMHKPDSEGVIPYGIKFTPI, encoded by the coding sequence ATGATTTCACCAGTTAAAGTTTGGCGTCATCAAAAAAAGATCACCAGTCTTTTAGGCAAAGAAGCCAAAATTATTTCTTGGACGGTCATTAAAGTGCCGCCCTTGGGTTTTGAAGAAGTAACGCCTTACCCGGTGGCCTTGGTGGAATTAGAAAATAAGGAAAGATTTGTAGCCCAACTGGTGAATTGGCAGGAAAAAGATTTGCGCGTTGGCCAAAAAGTTAAAGCCGTCTATCGTCGGATGCACAAACCCGACAGTGAAGGTGTTATTCCTTACGGTATCAAATTTACTCCCATTTAA
- a CDS encoding pilin, which yields MKYLAQIDFDNFNKAIFKNGGPFVDIKTSSLGLIISEFLKYLFPLAGLLLFAYLVMGGFSYLTSGGDPKATEQAKSKVTNAIVGFVILVVAYWIVQIFGYMFGITIF from the coding sequence ATGAAATATTTAGCACAGATAGATTTTGACAATTTTAATAAGGCCATCTTCAAAAATGGGGGTCCGTTTGTTGATATAAAAACTTCCAGTCTGGGTTTAATTATCTCTGAATTTTTAAAATATCTTTTCCCTCTGGCCGGGCTTTTGCTGTTTGCTTATTTGGTCATGGGTGGCTTTAGTTACTTGACCTCCGGCGGGGATCCTAAGGCAACAGAACAGGCTAAAAGCAAAGTAACAAACGCCATCGTGGGTTTTGTGATTTTAGTGGTCGCTTATTGGATCGTGCAAATTTTCGGCTACATGTTCGGCATCACCATTTTTTAA
- a CDS encoding double zinc ribbon domain-containing protein, with protein MNLLLNLLFPRRCLGCGKLGQYFCRQCATKIQKCEGQICPICERAAIGGATHPRCQTRYALDGLTSFWSYQGLAKKAIKELKYRLVSDLASELIDLAPLKEMKLQNPSLVPVPLHSQRENWRGFSQTELLGKFVGAKTGLKMVSDLLIKTKNTKPQVEFTKKDRLKNIQDAFVINPKYQLLIPKIYIYVFDDVWTTGATLRTCGAVLKKAGAKWVWGLTLAR; from the coding sequence ATGAATCTTCTTTTAAATCTTCTTTTTCCCCGTCGGTGTTTGGGCTGCGGCAAGCTGGGACAATATTTTTGTCGGCAATGTGCAACTAAAATTCAAAAGTGTGAGGGGCAAATCTGCCCGATTTGTGAAAGAGCGGCCATTGGTGGCGCGACTCATCCCCGCTGTCAAACCCGCTATGCGCTTGACGGTCTAACGTCTTTTTGGTCTTATCAGGGTTTGGCGAAAAAAGCCATTAAAGAATTAAAATACAGACTGGTTTCTGACCTGGCCTCGGAATTGATTGATTTAGCGCCGCTTAAAGAGATGAAACTTCAAAATCCAAGTTTAGTTCCGGTTCCTCTGCACAGCCAACGCGAAAATTGGCGCGGTTTCAGCCAAACGGAACTTTTGGGAAAATTTGTCGGCGCGAAAACGGGATTAAAAATGGTTTCGGATTTACTGATTAAAACCAAAAACACCAAACCACAAGTTGAATTTACCAAGAAAGACCGGTTGAAAAATATCCAGGACGCTTTTGTTATTAATCCCAAATACCAATTACTAATTCCTAAGATCTATATTTACGTTTTTGACGATGTTTGGACAACCGGCGCGACCCTTAGGACCTGCGGCGCGGTTTTGAAAAAAGCCGGCGCCAAATGGGTTTGGGGTTTAACTCTGGCCAGATAG
- a CDS encoding pilin, which produces MKRVLGVLIGLVFLILSSGSAYAENCSFSFPGQVTTAQIITITVTPTTLDSIYNLEVFKDGSPYANIDQTANSTSLIFSVGPYPEGFYGWSVWVKNSNGQTLKGCFAPPLPKTTQVVNSSGKFKGSGCGTAQAKCVADPNGVSLTECQKKCKNTLTSSPPPNDPCAGAGAITSSEYQKCNDCLKGNDPATAGKPGAYTALGCISTDPQGFVSWLLGAVIGIAGGIVFLLILYGGFQILTSTGDPEKLNNGKEIIVSAIAGLLMIVFSVLLLKIIGVDILKIPGFQK; this is translated from the coding sequence ATGAAGAGAGTTTTGGGAGTATTGATTGGCTTGGTTTTTTTAATTTTAAGTTCAGGCTCCGCTTATGCCGAAAACTGTTCTTTCAGTTTCCCGGGACAGGTAACAACCGCACAAATTATCACTATAACCGTAACGCCCACTACTCTTGATTCAATTTATAATTTAGAAGTTTTTAAAGACGGTAGTCCTTATGCCAATATTGATCAAACCGCAAATTCTACCAGTTTAATCTTTAGTGTCGGCCCTTATCCCGAAGGCTTTTATGGCTGGAGTGTGTGGGTAAAAAATAGTAATGGGCAAACATTAAAGGGATGTTTTGCCCCACCGCTTCCAAAAACCACGCAAGTTGTTAATTCCAGTGGCAAATTCAAAGGCTCTGGATGCGGAACGGCACAAGCAAAATGTGTGGCCGATCCCAATGGTGTCTCTTTAACTGAATGTCAAAAGAAGTGTAAAAACACACTTACTTCATCTCCTCCTCCTAATGATCCTTGCGCGGGAGCAGGAGCAATCACTTCTTCGGAATATCAGAAATGCAATGATTGTCTTAAGGGTAATGATCCGGCTACTGCTGGTAAACCCGGCGCTTATACCGCCTTAGGTTGTATTTCTACCGATCCTCAAGGTTTTGTTTCTTGGCTTTTGGGAGCGGTCATCGGTATTGCCGGCGGCATTGTTTTTCTTTTAATTCTTTACGGCGGGTTTCAGATTTTAACTTCAACCGGCGATCCGGAAAAACTGAACAACGGCAAAGAAATTATTGTTTCGGCCATCGCCGGACTTTTGATGATTGTCTTTTCTGTGCTATTATTGAAAATAATCGGCGTGGATATTTTAAAAATACCAGGATTCCAAAAGTAA
- a CDS encoding PH domain-containing protein: MPDLFVAPKKETETEEPKVSEPKTTLPNVVPPESKGGSLSAFMTYPDSVRFNTQEDEEQIVMLLRKHWITNIPWMLFSVILLLVPTVILPLLLTQKVLPPIPANLTLIISLFWYLCTTGFILVNFIGWYFNVYIVTNERIIDVDFYQLLYKRLASTRIAKIQDLSYKLGGVVRAIFDYGDVNIQTAGTEANFCFEAVPHPEQVVRAIGEMTEKSEENV; this comes from the coding sequence ATGCCTGATCTTTTTGTCGCCCCCAAAAAAGAAACTGAAACCGAAGAGCCAAAAGTTTCAGAGCCAAAAACCACCTTACCCAACGTCGTTCCTCCGGAATCCAAAGGCGGTTCTCTTTCGGCTTTTATGACTTACCCCGACAGTGTTCGTTTTAATACTCAGGAAGATGAAGAACAAATTGTCATGCTTTTAAGAAAGCATTGGATAACCAATATCCCCTGGATGCTTTTTTCCGTGATTTTGCTTTTGGTGCCCACCGTTATTTTGCCCCTTCTTTTAACGCAGAAAGTTTTACCGCCAATTCCTGCGAATCTGACTTTAATTATCAGTCTCTTTTGGTATTTATGTACAACCGGTTTTATTTTAGTTAATTTTATCGGCTGGTATTTTAATGTTTATATCGTCACCAACGAACGGATCATTGACGTTGATTTTTACCAACTTTTATATAAACGTTTGGCCTCAACGAGAATCGCCAAAATTCAGGATTTAAGCTACAAACTCGGCGGCGTGGTCCGGGCGATTTTTGACTACGGCGACGTCAATATCCAAACCGCCGGGACCGAGGCCAATTTTTGTTTTGAAGCCGTGCCTCATCCGGAGCAGGTGGTCCGGGCGATCGGCGAAATGACCGAAAAAAGCGAGGAAAACGTATGA
- the mvaD gene encoding diphosphomevalonate decarboxylase, which translates to MMKVTAIAPSNIAFIKYWGKKDEVLRLPENGSISMNLSNLQTKTTVEFSPQYKKDEIIINNQQEKEEAIRVIEHLDRVRKLAGLNDRAKVVSENNFPKGTGLSSSASGFAALTLAASFAAGLNLSKKELSILARQGSGSACRSIPDGFVEWLDGEKSESSYALSLFPPDYWAISDVVAIVSEGPKDVSTTEGQKLVATSPFFQTRLAGIKTKLELAKELIKEKKFSQFGELIEAEALELHAIMLTSRPSLIYWTPGTLKLMKLVKDWRREGLLVYFTINTGQDVHLLCEQKNLKALEEKLKQVKEVRNIIVNFPARGASLVEDHLF; encoded by the coding sequence ATGATGAAAGTTACAGCGATTGCCCCGTCAAATATCGCCTTTATTAAATATTGGGGTAAAAAAGATGAGGTTTTGCGTTTGCCGGAAAACGGCAGCATATCAATGAATTTAAGCAACTTACAAACAAAAACAACCGTGGAATTTAGTCCTCAATATAAAAAAGACGAAATTATAATTAATAATCAACAAGAAAAAGAAGAAGCGATTCGGGTTATCGAGCATCTTGATCGCGTCAGAAAATTAGCCGGTTTAAATGACCGGGCCAAAGTTGTTTCCGAAAATAATTTTCCGAAAGGAACAGGCCTATCTTCCTCTGCTTCCGGTTTTGCCGCCCTAACCCTGGCGGCTTCTTTCGCCGCGGGACTTAATTTGTCAAAAAAAGAACTTTCCATTTTAGCCAGACAGGGTTCCGGTTCTGCTTGTCGTTCTATCCCTGATGGTTTTGTAGAGTGGCTGGACGGGGAAAAGAGCGAAAGTTCTTACGCTCTTTCTTTGTTTCCGCCGGACTATTGGGCAATTAGCGATGTCGTTGCCATTGTGAGTGAGGGGCCAAAAGATGTTTCGACCACCGAAGGACAAAAACTGGTGGCGACAAGTCCGTTTTTCCAAACCAGATTAGCCGGTATAAAAACCAAGTTAGAACTGGCCAAAGAACTTATCAAAGAAAAAAAATTCTCTCAATTTGGGGAATTAATTGAGGCTGAAGCTTTAGAACTGCACGCGATTATGTTAACTTCCCGGCCGTCGTTAATCTATTGGACACCGGGAACTTTAAAATTAATGAAACTTGTCAAAGACTGGCGCCGCGAAGGACTTTTGGTTTATTTTACGATTAATACGGGCCAGGATGTCCATCTTCTTTGTGAACAAAAAAATCTTAAAGCCTTGGAAGAGAAATTAAAGCAAGTGAAAGAAGTCAGAAATATTATCGTCAATTTTCCCGCCAGAGGAGCCAGTTTAGTCGAAGACCACTTATTTTAA
- the mvk gene encoding mevalonate kinase: MKKITISAPGKLMLFGEHAVVYNRPCLVTAVNQRLNLETEIIKDQILLLEAPDVQIQEYQKELKDLGKGDIPKAARFVEMAVKNFLTEYQLPAGLKIKTRAEFSAQFGFGSSSALTVCVLKCLSEIAKIKLTNKEIFDLSYKTVLDIQGKGSGFDVAAAIYGGTIYFWTGGKIIEPINIDSIPLVVGYSGIKADTVTLINQVKEKADKNPELVEGIYNRIEEIVNQAKEKILKKEWDKVGDLMNKNHHLLKQLGVSIDKLDKMCQAALDVGAYGAKLSGAGGGDCMIALVSEEKRKLVERAITKAGGEVLSVKANTEGIKIEV, translated from the coding sequence ATGAAAAAAATCACTATTTCCGCACCGGGAAAATTAATGCTTTTTGGCGAACATGCGGTGGTTTACAACAGACCCTGTTTGGTAACGGCGGTTAATCAGCGCTTAAACCTAGAGACGGAGATAATTAAAGACCAAATTTTACTCCTTGAAGCTCCGGATGTTCAAATACAAGAATACCAAAAAGAGCTTAAGGATTTGGGAAAAGGGGACATTCCTAAGGCCGCCAGGTTTGTCGAAATGGCCGTTAAGAACTTTTTGACGGAATATCAACTTCCCGCTGGTTTAAAAATCAAAACCCGGGCTGAATTTTCTGCCCAATTTGGTTTTGGGTCTTCGTCGGCTTTAACCGTTTGTGTTCTAAAGTGTTTGTCAGAGATTGCCAAGATTAAATTAACCAATAAAGAAATCTTTGATCTTTCTTACAAAACGGTTTTGGATATTCAAGGCAAAGGATCGGGCTTTGATGTCGCGGCCGCCATTTACGGGGGAACGATTTATTTTTGGACAGGCGGAAAAATTATTGAGCCGATTAATATTGATTCGATACCGCTGGTTGTTGGTTATAGCGGAATAAAAGCCGATACGGTTACTTTGATAAATCAGGTCAAAGAAAAAGCCGACAAAAACCCCGAATTAGTCGAGGGAATTTATAACCGGATCGAAGAGATTGTCAATCAGGCCAAGGAAAAAATTCTAAAAAAAGAATGGGATAAAGTCGGTGATTTAATGAACAAAAATCACCATTTATTAAAGCAACTGGGAGTCAGTATTGATAAACTTGACAAGATGTGTCAAGCGGCTCTTGATGTCGGAGCTTACGGAGCGAAATTATCCGGAGCCGGCGGTGGCGATTGTATGATTGCTTTGGTTTCTGAAGAGAAAAGAAAATTAGTAGAAAGGGCCATAACTAAGGCAGGCGGAGAAGTTTTGTCGGTTAAAGCCAATACTGAAGGAATAAAAATTGAAGTATAA
- a CDS encoding GIY-YIG nuclease family protein codes for MYYAYILRLINKTFYIGYSADLKKRVKEHIEGRVSQTKNLRPLELVFYAAFSSKKKALEFEKYLKTNSGFAFRNKRLV; via the coding sequence ATGTATTACGCTTATATATTAAGGTTAATAAATAAAACATTTTATATTGGTTATTCTGCCGATCTCAAAAAACGAGTAAAAGAACATATAGAAGGCAGAGTCTCCCAAACCAAAAATCTAAGACCGTTAGAACTTGTTTTTTACGCCGCATTTTCTTCAAAGAAAAAAGCCTTAGAATTCGAGAAATATCTCAAAACAAATTCCGGTTTTGCTTTTCGTAATAAAAGGCTAGTTTAA